Within the Papaver somniferum cultivar HN1 unplaced genomic scaffold, ASM357369v1 unplaced-scaffold_22, whole genome shotgun sequence genome, the region TATCATGTATCAGCAATGGAGGAGTCTCTGGAGTTGAAGCATCTATCGAAAGTTTAAAGGATGGGATGACAAGAGGGGATGAAGTTACCGTGGATTCCACGTCAAGATCCGTGTCAATATCCATGTCAGATGCCAGCTCCGTAATAATGTCCACGGGAACAACTGGTCTCCATATTTGTGTGTATTTGATCCTCCTTTTCTTGCTCCGCACGTTACGCCTTTTAGCTCCATGATGACCCGGCCTTCTTGGAATATTTGTGTAGATATTGTTTCTTGGAATATTGTTTCTTAACGAAACGTTAGTATCCTTTCGTAGCGAAACATTAGCCTTGGGAATATTCGTGATCTTGCTGACTTTAATTTGTTCCCTAAAATGTGGAAGAAGTTTCCTTTGTTTCACTCTACTAACCTCCGTAAGATCTGCCAACTCTGATGTACGCTTCCCATATGACTCGGTAATTTCCACATTTGGCGGTGGTTGAATAACCACATTCTGGTCAATGTTTGAAGATCTTCCTGTTATGGTAACATGAGCCATAATCATGCGCTTTCCAACAAAGATCTTAATCATCCTGGGGATGGAATTTATTCCCTTGCTATTTCTGATCTTCAATCTAATTGCTCTGAGGTCTTGAAGTTTTAACGTAGCTGGATCAACTGACAAAACGCTTCCACAAAGGTTGCCGAGCGCATGTAAAACTTCAAGTTTCCAGTATTGGAAAGGTACTCCGTATATTTCAACATTAAAGTCATAATGATGAATAACTTTTGAATTCCAAATACGGTGATGCCATCTGAAAACCGAACATATCAAGTTGTTAGATGAGAACTTGAACTCCAGAATTTCCTTGGACAACTTTGACTCAGCTTGGAAAATGGCCTGTGTTGAATTAATTGGGTAAATTGCAAATTGCGACTCAATTTGCAAGATATGACATAGGTATAAACCAATACTTTGCCAAGAATTTACCACTGTTGGAGCAGAAATGACAAATGCATTTTCCCAGCTGCCAAGATGATCTTTTGTATCGTGTATCTTAAGGTAAGAGCCAAATTTAGATGACTCTGTGGTGAAAGAGATTGGAGCTGCAAATCTGTCACATAAGAAAGGCGATGTGCCTGGATGAGCTTGACGTGGTGCATTGTTGATTACAGATTGTGCATAGGTTTTTGTAGAAGGTGTTGGAATAAAATGTAGTGGTGATTGGTGTTGGACTGGAGAGCGTTGTAGTGGGGATTGGTGTTGTGCTGAAGAGTGTTGTAGGGGTGAAGTCGAAAAGGTTAAGATGCATTCTAAAGCATTAGAAATAACAAACCAACCTGCAAAATTCGGACCTGCTGGGATGAAGATGGAGATTGGATCCGATCTCGGATTTGGTCTAGCTATAAGGATATGAATGTAGAATCCTTTTTCATTGGATAATTTTGTTGCACAGAACCATTTTTGATTATCTTCGAACTTCCATACCTGTTTACCACAATCATCATTCTTAGCGGCTTCAAACAACAAGTGTTGTAGATCTACAGCCAACGAATGAGTGAATGTTTCTTTTGTAGAACCATTGGAGAAGAATTCTGTGAGCGTGATAGGTGCCAAAGGAATGGTTTTACTACATGAAAATCTAAAGAATTTCTTTTCGATTCGAACATATTGATTATTCATGGCTCTAGGACACTAAGGAAAACTAAAGGAAACCTAAGGAAGCCTAAGGTAAATAACTATGGAAATCAGTAGGGTTCTAGATCCTAACAGGGATGAAGCAAAGTGACATTTTTTGAGGAGAGAGAAGCTCTCATTTTTCTAAGGATAGTTTGCTCAATTCCACTGACCATTTCGCTAAACATCTTTGTTTATCACCTCCTGGCGCTACAGTCAATTTGTAGGCAAACTTCGTATACATACGCAAGAGATCTCCATCAGTGATACAGAAACTAAGACTCCTACTTTCATCGTCCACGGCTTCAATCTTATCCGCTATGGATACCAACTGAGAAGTCCCTATATAACACAATGAATTCTTCACTTAACGAGATCATAATTAATCACTTATTTTTTTGAATGGAAAACTAAGGGTTATCATAGCAATTTTTAGTGGTTAAACAGGTTTATATACTTACCCATAGCGATTTTCGCTAGCCTTATGCTGCCCACACTGTTTCCATCTCCTGCGAGGATTTGAAGATCCTTGTAGATAAGAGGAAGGAGCAGCGGGAGCTTGGTCATTTCATTCTTGAAAAAACCATAAACTTGGTCTGCTGAGCAGTTTTTCAACTCGGCCTGAGTATGTAGTCTGTGAATTTGAGCCATTAGTAATATATAAAGTACTAAAGGAACAACTGATCTCAAGTGTGTGATATCTGAGATTTTAGGAACGCTTATATAGACAAATTTTTGGAAATCAAATCTCATCAAGTAATACAATTTAAAATAGTTTCatgtaaaattattaaggaaCAGAGTTGGAGAAGAATTCCAGAACAGAGGAATGTTGCAAAAGATCTGATTATGACATTTTTAAGTGATGGAGAAGACACTATGATGCTTGTTAGTATTTGGTCATTGAACTGACCCATGACTAAGTCCATATATATGCCCGCATATGTATTGGGGGAATTGTGGAATCAGTCGTGCAAAGAAGTGAGAACCCTACGGGTGACTACTTCCTATCTCCTATCCTATATATAAGAATATTTGTTATTCTTATTGACTAATGAAACTACTGTCGCAAAGcttagggtttatagaaactaTCTCTTCCATTACTTCTCTAGGAGACTAGGGTGTGAACTAGCAGTATATTCTCTAGTAGTGTATATTCAAGGCCTCACTGCAACTGCAAGAAGGAAGAAGGATTCTCAAAGAAAAGGCTTGTAACAACAATCAATCGATCATGGGGATTTCGGATCTTCCGCAGGTAAGTTTCTATCTGAATCCATTtactttgattgattgattcgCCTATTTGAGTCTTCTTTGATGTGTTCTGTgattgataaatttttttttatttttcatatgtTGATTGATATGAATCTGTTGATTATCATGATTGTAATGGTGGTAATAATCTGTTTTATACCTACATGAGCTTTTGTTGTGGAAGTATGATCAATGAATCATTTTTCTGTTATGGTTGAGAACATGTTTATAAGTTCAATCCATGTTGGTTTGTTGTTTTGATTCCTTGATCATATGCAGTTTATAACATGGTTTCATGGCGTTTGTTTGATGCATCCGTAGTGTTTGCTTTTTGTTTCGTATGAAGACATGGGATTGCTCTGTACTTTTTTCTATGATGTGTGGTTGGGTTCTAAACCCATGTGAGCTTCTATACCCGATCAAGGAATGCGGTCAGTAATGGACTTGGTGTCTAGTACTTGGAAAGTATATGAAGGAGGGTTTATTATATTTGTTGTAATGAACCTATAGCTCCGTATATATCTGCTCGGTACGTTGTCAGAAACAAGAGAAACGGTTGTGTACTGTGTTCTCCACTGTTTTGATGCTCGCGTCATTTTGATTAGTTGAAAATTCTCGGTACTACAGATCAGTAACACCATGATTTCGTAtccttttatatttttttttgtgtaaatACCATGATCTATTTTCCTTATTTAAAAATCATGTTGTGTATATACTATATAGTTACATTTATGTACGTAGGGATGTAATATGCTAAGTACATAtttttttcaattccatgatgATCTGTTTTGTTCCGTACGTACAATCATCATATGTTGTTTGTGGAAAGTCACCATGTTTTGCTTGCTGTGTGAATCATTGTTTTTCTAAGTTTTCTGAAAATGTTGTTAGTATTCATCCCAAGCATGAAAATGAGTTTTAAGTGGGCTTAGTGACGAAATGTACTTAGTGTCCAACACCTTAAGCGTAACTTTTTGGTGGACTATATATATTTGTTATGTAAAGTccaaagttgttgtttttttgtgtaTACAGCGTGTTTCCGGCAACAGTATACTACGTGTATACAATGCTTCTGGATACTGTGGAGATGCTCGTGACATTTTCATTAGTTGAAAATGTTTTCGTGAGATGTATACGCTAGGAAGCAGTAACATGCTAGTTGGTGTAGTGTCTTTTTCTCATAACTTGCTTGCTAAATAAAAATGCTTGACATGAATGATATGATCACATGTtgttttgtgtgtgttttgaCATGCTAGTGAAATGACAATTAGTGGTGCAGTTGGTTTAAGCTATGTGTTTTACCAATAATTACTTGTCCGAATTAATTAATAAATTTCGTGTTGAAGTACACATTTGGGTGATGATTATGAGCCTAGCGAAATTTTCGATCCTAAATTTTTATGTAAatgttatttttattaattagattTTGAGACAGTATTTCGAATGTACACATAATAATAATGTCAATCTTTGTGCATAATACGTGTAGAAATGAGTACCGAGAATTTGATTGTTGATCTCACCAAGGGATACAAACTAGATGGGAAGAACtatgacatgtggaataggaaaaTTCAGTACCTGTTCGACTCCAAAGATCAAACGGAACTGTTAACAAATGAGATGGTCCGACCTCAAGAAGGTAATTCTGGACAAGCCCGTCGTGACCTTGAAGCCTACGAAGCTTGGGTTAAGAAAGATCGTCATGCACGCTATGCTATGTTGAGTAGCATGAATGATGATCTAATTGGAGAACATGAAAATTATCCAACATCCAAGCAAATGTGGGATCAGCTAAAATTTGATTTTGGTGGTATGTCCACTACTAGACTTCGCAGCTTAGTGCTGAAATTCGAGGTTTATAGAAAAGATCCCAAGCATTCAATGATTGAACAtcttaggatgatgtcgtcaatGATACGTGATCTAAAATCTGCTGGGAATGTTCTTACTGATGAACAACAAGTTTTAGCTGTGATAAGGTCATTGCCTGATTCTTGGGTGCATATGAAGCAAATTTTAACTCATAATGAAGGCATCAAGAATTTTTCTGATATCTCTCGACACGTTGAGCTTGAGGCTGAGCGCCAAGAGGCGACACGTGTGGCTGCCTTGTATGCTCAAGGTGAGCGCAAACCTCAGGGTAAGCGCAAGAACGATAGCCTAAAAGATGTCAGTAAGGCAGAAAAGACAGCTAAGCGCCGTCGTGGCAAGCGAGCTGGTAAAAAGGATAAGTCCAAGATGAAATGTTACAACTGTAGCAAAAAGGGACATTTTGGCCGTGAGTGCACTGAGACGAAAAAGGTACCTTTTTCACCTAACTCCTTAAACATTTGTGTTTGTACACATGTATTGGTTGCTCACTCTCTCCCTGAATGGATTGTAGATACGGAATCAACAAGACATGTAGCTCGAGATCGAGCGGGGTTCGTAAATTATCGACGTCTTTCACGTGGTACACAAAGAGTCTACATGGGCAATGGCTCAAGTGAGGAAGCTGTGGGAGTTGGTACTTATCAACTTCATATGCGCTCTGGACGCATTTTAACACTTCATGATGTGCTCTATGTACCTGGAATTCAtcataatttactttcagttaTTGCACTTCTTAGTTTTGGATATTCTTTTATAATCGAAGACGGTAGGTTGGACATCATTTATGATGGTATTTTGTTTGGACAAGGTTATTTAAGTAATAACTTCTTTAAATTAGATTTGTTTAATTCTTTCTCTTCTGATGTTTTAGTAACTAATGCTAGTAATAGTGTTGTTGATGATTGTATGACTTGGCATGCTAGACTAGGCCACATTGGGCAAGATAGGATGACAAGGTTAGCTCGAGAAGGCCATCTTGGATCATTCGCTAAAGTTTCCTTACCCGTTTGTGAACCCTGTCTAGAAGGAAAAGCTTGTCGAAAGCCTTTTGGTAAGGCTAAACGTGCTACTCAACCTCTTGAGTTGGTACATTCTAACATATGTGGACCTATGAATGTTAAAGCTAGGCATGGTTATTCCTATTTTCTTacatttattgatgattatacgcGATTTGGTTATGTATATTTGATCGCTCACCGCTACGAAGCCTTGGATTGTTTCAAGCGCTTTGTAGCAGAGGTTGAGAATCAAACTGGGAAGAGTTTGAAGACTCTCCGTACTGACCGTGGATGCGAATACTTATCTGATATGTTCAAAGAATTTTTTGAGACAAAGGGTATAACTAGGCAGCTTACTATTCCCTatactccgcaacaaaatggtgttgcagagagaaGGAATAGAACATTATTGGATATGGTTAGATCAATGATGGCGCAAGCAAACCTCCCAATATCTTTCTAGGAGGATGCTATTATGACTGCGGCCTACATTTTGAACCGTGTCCCGTCACAGTTAGTTCCTACCACACCATATGAACTCTGGAAATGCGAAAAACCCAATTTAGGGAATTTGCGCCCATGGGGTTCAACTGGTTTTGTTCACAACACTTCTCACACGTATGGGAAACTAGGACCTAGAGTAAGAAAGATTATCTTTATAAGGTATTCTGATTGCTCAAAAGGTTATGTGATTTATGGTGAACATCCAAGTGGAGGAATGACTGAAGTAGAGTCTAGAGATATTGTTTTCATTGAAGATGATTTTCCTCGCATCAGTGACATTAACAAGGACTTGGAACTTTTTGAAATAGAAGAGAATGTTGACATCTTGCCATCTTCTAGCGAAGGTAGGGAATTAGTTTCTCAACCTATACCCGTTGAAGATAGTGGGAGTGATCTTCATCCTAGTGGGAGTATCACACTAAAGCCCCAATACCTTGAGACAGGCAAAAGTAAGCGTCAAAAAGTACCCCGTCGTCGTTTTGAGATTGAAGGGGGAATATTAATGTGTGCTGCGAGTGTTGAGGATGAACCTACTTCTTATGAAGAAGCGGTTTCATCACCTGCTAGCGGAAAATGGATTGTTGGCATGCAGAATGAAATAAAATCaatgaaagacaatgatgttttgtaTTATGTTGACCTTCTGCCTGGGCGAAATACTATTGGAAACAAATGGGTCTTTAAAATTAAACGCAAGGCAGATGGTTCAATTGACAAGCACAAGGCTCGCCTAGTAGCGAAGGGATATACCCAACATGAGGGTATTGACTATGAGGAAACTTTTTCCCCTGTGGTGAGGTTTGCCTCAATTCATCTCATGCTTGCTATAGTCGCACATTTGGATTTAGAATtgtaccaaatggatgttaaaactgcatttCTCAATGGAGAACTGGACGAAgagatttacatgtctcaacccaAGGGTTTTGAGGTCAAGGGACAAGGGCGCAAAGTTTTCCGTCTCAAACGTGCTATTTATGGACTTAAGCAATCGTCTAGACAATGGTATATGCGTTTCCATCAGTCTATCACCTCTGCTGGTTATGAGATGATTGAGGAAGACCATTGTGTGTATATTAAACGATCCAAGGAAAGTTTTCTTATCCTGGATTTGTACGTCGATGATATATTATTAGCGGGTAATGATCTTGAAGGTATTGTCGCCACTAAGAAGTGGCTGTCCTCTAATTTTGAAATGACGGACATGGGGGAAGCTAATTATGTATTAGGTGTTAAAATCACACGAGATCGCTCAAGAAAGATTCTTAGTTTGTCACAAGAGACTTACATAAAGAAAATTCTTGAACGTTTTCGAATGCATGATTGCAAAACCATTGACACTCCTATGGATAAAACTTTGTTCCTAAGTAAAGATCAATGcccaaagaatgaagaagaaaagaattatATGTCCAAAATACCTTATGCATCTGCagttgggagtctaatgtatgttaTGTTATGTACTAGACCTGACATAAGTTTCGCAGTGGGTATGGTAAGCCGTTACCAAAGTAACCCTGGACCGGATCACTGGAAAGCGGTCAAAAGGATATTTCGTTATCTTAAAGGGACTGCTGATCTTCCCCTTTGTTACCATGGTGATGATATTAGACTtaaaggatttagcgatgccgaTTGGGGCAACGATAAAGATGAGTACAAGTCTACTTCAGGTTATGTGTTTAAACTAGGAGGTGGTGCAACCACTTTGTGTAGTAATAAACAGAAGTGTGTTTCTCTTTCCACTATGGAAGCAGAGTATGTTGCACTTTCAGCAGTTTTCCAAGAAGCTGTATGGTTAAGGAGATTTCTTAAGAGTCTTGGTGTCTCAGAAAATGCAAAGGATGCGGTGGTGCTTCATAGTGATAGCACATCAGCTCTTGCATATGTGAAGGATCCCAAATACCATGGAAAAACCAAGCATATTGGTAGGAGATTCCATTTCATACGTAATATAGTTGCACAAAGAAAGGTTGTTCTTAGACATATCTCCACGAACAAGATGTTGGCTGACCCTTTGACCAATCCAATGCCGAGAGTTGTTTTCCAATCTCATGTAGAGAACATGGGATTGACTAGGATTTGATATGTAGAACATTTGATTACTATTTgatgacattattattatttttgagtgaatgaatgagTATTGATTGTTTTCTTGATAAAATATGTTATATAGAATTCATATATACTATTCATGTGTACATGTATTTGAAGTTGTCTACAGGCAAGAATCAGCCTACTCACACAGGTGATTCGCCTTGGCGCTTTGTATAGCGAGCAAGATGAGacaagataaaagaagtttttGGGAATTTGTATTTCAAAAGCTACCTGTTTTTGTAACGGTCTTTTGATTCTTTTCTAAACTCTATAAGTCGCCTTAGTATGTCTAAGATGAGATCTCAAAGAGATCATTCATTAAGTTTGACCACTACTTAATGAAGCATGTTATAAAGCCAGATGTGATTTTTTAAATAGTCTTTATGTGTATGACTGGGTTTAGAAATTCAGGTTAGGCGCTTTTTAGCGACTAGACTAAGATCTGTATGGTGTATATTTTTAACGCAAGACATGCCGACTTAAGTGGGAGAACACCATAGCATACTCATACTGTATGTGCTAAGTCGACCAAATGTGGGAGCAATGATTGATTCCCTGCTTCGTTGCTGTGTGAGCCACTGGATTAATATCCAATTCTTTTACCCCTTTGACTTGGGTTTATGTCATGAATAGGATACTTAATGATGCTACTTTAGCATGTTTTCTAATACGATGCATATTACCGTAATATGATACATGTCTAGGAAAGCTATTGAGTTGAATTGGATTGATATGGAtttcttggaagaaaatttgatgaTACACCATGAGTTGTGATTCATTGCTGGCCAGTATTTTTCGTCTGTCGAAAATCATGAATACAATTTATATATGTGGGTACAATACTGCTTCTTCGAGGGATTAAGAGTATTGCATCAGATGTAGTCAAATTATCTGAGGTAAAAACGAGAAGTTAGTAAGTGATGTACTTTGGTTAGTTTAGTGAAAACTTTATCACCGTACTCCTACCATTTGTGTAATGCTCGTGAGGTCACACACCCTATATCCAGTATGAAGATTTTGGTAATGTGTAAATGAGAGTACTATATTATATGCGTGCAAGTGGGAGATGTTAGTATTTGGTCATTGAACTGACCCATGACTAAGTCCATATATAAGCCCGCATATGTAGTGGGGGAATTGTGGAATCAGTCGTGCAAAGAAGTGAGAACCCTACGGGTGACTAATTCCTATCTCCTATCCTATATATAAGAATATTTGTTATTCTTATTGACTAATGAAACTACATCCCCAAAGcttagggtttatagaaactaTGTCTTCCATTACTTCTCTAGGAGACTAGGGTGTGAACTAGCAATCAATCGATCCTGGGGATTACTTCTCTGTGGTTTGTATTACACAAAAGATGTACATTAACTGAGATATGTTATAGGTACCTGATATTGGGTATGTAGTTAACATGTAATTCTGGTTCTAACCAGCACCAATATCAAGACATTGGTCCGAAGAAAACTTTTTATCTTCGTGGTACCATTAAGTTTGATCTTTAGCATGAAAGATCGCTGAATGTCTCGCACAGAGAAAAGCTAATTCAGActgtttaagttttgatttttggaaGGTTTGTTAAAGCAGCTAAACATTTTCCTAGCTAATAGTATGGTAATAGAGGATACTTTTTCATCCTCCGATCGATTATGATTGTTCATACAAAGCTAGTGGATAATAAAAGGTTGGCACAACAAGATGATCATTAAGAAATTGCACAAGGGAAGATCGGACCAAGTTTTCTACTAAAGAAAGCTGGAACTACTGAAGGCATTAGAAGATGGTTCGTAATCTTTATGCAATACTATCAAACAGAATGATCAACTGAGACAGCTACTCAACAGGGGGAGTAAATCCACAGAAGACTATGGATATTGGGTATGTTGGACACTAcgtcgtgtactctttttccttagtcaaggttttgtcccactgagttttccttgtcaaggttttaatgaggcatgcgAGTCCACTACTATCCGAAGTTCGACATGTtgaactctttttccttcgttctGGTTTTTATCCCTCTGGGTTTTTCcgatcaaggttttaacgaggcaacatctgcggATCTATCATTG harbors:
- the LOC113340614 gene encoding MLP-like protein 423; amino-acid sequence: MAQIHRLHTQAELKNCSADQVYGFFKNEMTKLPLLLPLIYKDLQILAGDGNSVGSIRLAKIAMGTSQLVSIADKIEAVDDESRSLSFCITDGDLLRMYTKFAYKLTVAPGGDKQRCLAKWSVELSKLSLEK